The window CACCACGGCACAAAggtttggcagcagcagcagggccaggagtGGGCTTGGGGGCTGAGATCAGAAGATGCTCCTCTACAGTCACCTCttcctgccctcctctccctccctcgcTCCCCACCCCCAGGAAGAGGTTAAAAACAAGTTCTTAAGTTGcatacaggaaaacaaacccagaaaaagcTGCGAGTGGGAGTGAGGAGCAGCAGCGCCCTGGAAGGGCGACAGATGGCCAAGAGCAAACCCACGTGGGCAGCAAAGCGGGGCCGGATccggcagctcctgctgccgctgcagcccccagccctccagggGACCACGCCAGCAACCCCCCCCTCATTTCCACACAGGACACCCTAAACGGCACGcgcacagatttattttataaaaagtttGTTACATCCAAAATACTCAGTATTTTGGTCCGTTATTATCAGCTCCTTGGTTTCACGCAGAAACCCCAAACCACGCTGCGCTCTCGTGAAACGCCGCACCAGCAAGGAGAGGGCAGCATTCAGCTCCGAACCCGCCGCGCTGCCTCTGGCCCCGTGTCTCCCTGCGCTGACGCAGAGCAAAGAGCACGATACCTCCCCGACACGCTCGCAACGGCGCACAAAGGTTGACGGTTATTGCTTTACTGCAGAATCCTAATGCTAGTAGTAAACAACAGTATGTGAAGAGAGCCTCTCTCCCTGCTGGCAACACGGACAAGATGACAGCTGGGGTAAGGTTAattagttcattttttttcaggccaAGGAATGAAGTGGTTGCCCCACGATCATGGCCCTGGTTTAAAGCAAATGGAGGCAGGAAGAGGCAGAGTGACTGTACCAGTGTTATCTGACCGAGTGTGGGTCGAGTGCTTGTTGTCAGAGAGAAAGATGAGACCaaagtagaaaggaaaaaaaaaggaaaaaaaatccataaagcAGAAGCAACACCAGAAATCTCCATTGCCCAACCAGATCTGTCATTAAATTACATAATCTTTATGTTAAAGCTGCAATGGGGGGAgggaaatttttctttaaataattctttctgGCTGGTTATGGTGGAAGGGTCTGAAAGGGACAACCGTGGCCTTGCACCCGTGAAAACTAGACCATGGTGCAGCCCCTGCACCACAGATGAGGCTCTTGTCCCAGCAAACACGGCTTTGCAGGTCCGGGAGGACACAAAGCTCCTGCAGCACGTCCCCATCCCGCGGCAGGTACCGGCACTCCGCAGTGAGAATCCCAGCGCCAGGCTAAAGCGGGAGCATAATTCATACCTATTGCGCAAGACCGATAGCATCGAGTTTGCTGCTGCCTAGACTGAGGGAGCTAGGGGCCGTTACGTAGTTTTTCCTCAAACTATATTCACTTAAAAATAAGAGCAAAGCTCTTGCAAAACTCAAAGTAGGAACCACGGCAGCAAAGACCcttatttctctgcagaaagcCATATTCAGTATTTCGTTGCAATCCTCCCTGTACCTGAACTGCCCCCTTGGCACTGGGGCAGCTGCACCCCCGGTGATGGCTTCagtgcagcccctgctccctcatctgctcacagcagcaggtagaggtgaaaaagaaaaacaaaccctgcctcagcaaagcatttttggAGCTGCTTGGGGATGGTACTCCCTGCTGGGCTCCCACTGCCCAGCATCccggcagcaggcagctgccttggGGCGCAGAGGGAAGATGCCCCGGGGAGCACAGGACCTTTGCTGCAAGCCCTGCTGCACGTCCTCCCGCAGCACGGCGGCCTCCGGTCACTGCCCTGGCCCCCGACCCACCGCGAGGCTTTTGGCAGCGATTGGATCCAGGCTGCATCTCCGCACGCACCCGCGTACAGCGCCAGTGGGAATAAAAGACGATGTTTAACCACCTGCACTAGGCTGCCTCTGATGTTCTCCAAGTGAAACTTGATGCTGCTCTGCAAAGACACACCTCTTCCAGGGTGTTGTGCAAAATTCTGCGTTTTAACGTAGGACAGGAAATATGAAAAGAGCCGGGCAGAACCCAAGCAGCACCCTCGGATAGGCCGAGGTTCGCCAGCTCCAGCAGGGAGCAAATCAAAGGGTTTGCTTCACTTGTCCATCCACCCGTGATTTTCCAGTGCTTTGGAAGTTGCAGTTCCTTTGCTAACAGGTTTTAAAGGACTGgcattgctgcttccctctggagcagctctgcaaagggctttttttttttcctcccttctctttcaTGCTTTATTTCCTGACTCCACAGTGGTATGGGTCGGTTGCAAAAGATTCTCATTCCCTTTTTGGGATTGGTTTTGGCcttctggttttattctgcGAGGGAGAATTTCAAACCGGGTAAGTATTAAAAGTGAATCTGtctttaagaagaaatatgaaaagcCACTTTTGAGTGTTTTGCATAGAAACTGTACTGAGCTCAGACCAAAACCTGTCTGAGCCTTTGTGTGGTGGCTGATACTGGAATGCTGTTTTAAAGATTTGAAATCAAACAAGCAAGTAATATGCAGAAATCCTTCCTGAGGGAGCAGGTGAGGCGGGGGTCTGAGAGAGAGGGGGCTCTGAACACTCCATTTTCCAGTGTGTAGCAAAAGAATTTATAAACATGACTTTTAATTGCTGTAAGGTTTGAAGCATGCACTTAATAGATGGTTTTTATTACAGTAGTAATACAGTCTTTTTATTACTACCCAAACAGTTGGGGTGTTTAATCTGTGTCTgacttgtggggaaaaaaaaaaaacctgctcaaAGAGTCGACCGCTGTCCCCGTGTCACTGCGTTCagtgaggagctgcagctgctccttaGCACAGCTTTTTGCAGCAGATGGAAGAGACATCCTGGTGCCGGACGCTCTGCACTTGCAGGCTCGCTTAGCTTGCGGTTAACTACTTACTCTCAGGGGCGTCAGGGGAtttgatttcattttcaaataggGTTTGGATAAATTAAATCCGTGTCCCTTCGTTCCCAGAGATGCTGAAAGGGAAGCGGGTGATTGTCACGGGAGCAAGCACTGGAATTGGAGAGCAGATGGCGTATCACCTGGCGCGGATGGGATCCCACATTTTGATCACAGCACGGACAGAGGCAAAGCTACAGAAAGTAAATGGCAAGCTGAGCACTCACGCATACACGTTCACGGCAGCACGCACAAACACACGAAGGCCGATCTCACATCAGACACGCATGAATATCGGCACATGCAGTTGCTGTCGCACAAACACCAGATAGGCACAGTTAAGTTACATTTGCAGGTATGCATACCTGGGCTGTCTGGGGCTCCTGCACGCACAGATATCCCTCTCCTGCAGATACACGCACTCTGCATAGCACATATTACGGTATTTGAACTTGCTTAGTTATGTACACATATCCTTATCCACGCAGCCTCCCTCAGCGCACACACACCCTCATTCCACTGCAGTGATATACAAGCTCCTGCTCACCCTAAACGCATGCAATTCCAGCTCAGACTGCACCGATAAAGAGCCAGACTGCCTTGGGTAACGCATTCACCACAGGAGTAATTTTTCAGGCTCCCTTTGAAGCTTAAAAGGCTCCAAACactcccaaaactccaaacagCTATTCTGAGGCGGGGACGCATCACAGGGAGCGCAGACACCTTCTCTTGCTACCTCACCAGGCATCCCggggcagggaaaggggttTCTGACGCGTCGTGTTGGTGCGGCAGGTGGTGGAGCGGTGCCTGGAGCTGGGGGCAGCCTCCGCATGGTACATCAGCGGCACCATGGAGGACATGGCCTTCGCCGAGCACGTGGTGAAGGAGGCAGAGACCTTGCTGGGTACGTTTACAGCCTGCTCCCCGCAAATGACAGCGGAACATTGCATCTCTCcttggccatgctgctttttgcCACACGCCCGctacaaaaacccaaaaaagcgGGTGAGataggaaaaaatatccctGCTGTCTCACTCCATCTTTAATTAAGCCCTTCACAGTCCCGTTTCTCCGCCCAGCTTCTCCGCTCCAGCTCGAACTGAACTGCGCTCTCGATTTCAGCTCTGTGCCCTCAGGACATCCTATTTCAGCATCGTAATCCTGGATTTCATCACCCCCAGCTACTGTGGTCTGAAACCGTCCATCAGGCCGGAAGCAGCCTTGCTGTTGCGGTCACGGCACCAGAAACGCAATGTTTCGGCTCCATGTAGAGCGCTTCCTCTCCCGCCCCGAGCCCACAGACAACTTGAGGGGGATTTCTCTGGCAAAATTTTCACTGGCAGCCAGCATCCAGGCTATATCCCTACTCCAGAGGTGACAGGCCACAGCTCTGACCCAAAAACCTGATTTCTTTTGATGACATTTACCCTGCTCCCCGGaaaagctctgctctgctggttGTAGCCCTCTCCCACCCAGCACTAACGCCTGCTCCTCTGCTTGCAGGAGGCCTAGACATGCTGATTCTTAATCACATCGGCACGTCGTACTTCGGTTATTTCAATGGGGATGTTGGTCACGTGCGAAAGCTCCTGGAGATCAACTTCCTCAGCTATGTGGCGATGACCACGTCTGCCCTGCCCATGCTGAAGGAGAGCGAGGGCAGCATCGTAGTGGTTTCATCCATGGCAGGTGAGTGGGGAGCAAGATAGGTGACATCGGATTCAGTCAAAAGACACCAAGGGCTGATTTTCAGAGGCAGCATGCAGAGACACCAGGCATCCTGAAGGAGCCACGACTGCCTAACgcactcaaaaaaacccaccccaaatcaagattgtttttgtattttctcaaCGGAATTTGTTCTCTGATGCAACCCAATCGCCCCAGCTTGCTTTCTGACCAGCCCTGTAATTAAACCCCACACCCTGGTGTCAGGCTCAGTAGAGCAGCAGAGCTCACACACCTCCAAGTTTTAcggaaaaaaggggaaatgcAGTAATTTCTCGCCGCATTGGGTCTGACTGGTCATCTTGGTTTGGTAGGTCAAGGTCCTGATAATATTTGTACAGTGAGTTATTGACTGACTCGATTCACAAAAACATGACTCCATTCTAATAAATTTCTGTTAAGTCAGGAAACTAAATTGCTAACAGATGTCCCCACTGACAGCTGGTATGTTGGTTAGTCTTCTGGCAATCAGCTTAGCTCCGCGTCCAGAGACAAGAGTTTAAGCTttgctccctctctcccctccgAGGGTTTCCTAGTTACTGCAGGTTGCTCAGGCCCTGAGCAGAGACGTGAGCCTTGGTGTTGGCCTCGAGACCTTAAAAGAGCTGGAAGCTGCCGGGAGCGGAGTATTTGTAGTGCTGCTGTTCAGGTGCCAGGATGATATTTCAGTAACAGGGAACTCCCTTTGGGTAAAATACTCTATCTGTTGAAGATCAAAACAGAGGCTCAGGCAGAGCAGCTTTCTGTGCTATAACAGAACTTCACTCTGTGTCCAGGTAAAGTCGGGTTTCCCTTTACGGTCCCCTACTCTGCAACTAAGTTTGCCTTGGATGGATTTTTCAGCTCCCTGAGGCAGGAATTCACCATTCAGAACATCAACGTTTCCATCACGCTCTGCATCCTCGGCTTCATCGATACTGGTAAGATCAGTGCTGTTTGATCTGGCTGATTCAGAGCTGAGCATCACCTTCTCAGCTTCTTGCCCTGCTCCTCAActcccccctttcccctttgCTGCTACTTTTCCACCAGCCCTGCTGTAGCAGCGTGCAATGCAAAACATGCAGGTCCCTTGTAGATCCCACCTCTCTGCCACCAAAAAACAATctcaaaactgattttgttCCCCTCTCCGCTACACAAAACCAGCTACCGCACGTGGGCTGGCACAGCCTAACGCTCCGTTGCTACACAGGGACGCACTGACCACCCGTGTCCCGCTAGCCCCAGCTATTGATGGGAGAGCaagggcttggggggggggggggggaggtgggtgtGCAAGGGCAAGGCccgcgggggggagggggctggtggggcgCAAGATCAAGACCCCCCCccaagggggtgggggggcggtcGTGGGGTGCAAGAGCAAGACCcccaggtgggaagggggtggggcAGTGCAAGCGCGAGGCCCCccaagggggtgggggggcggttGTGGGGTGCAAAGGCAAGGCCCCGGGGAtgggggaaggggtgggcggcGGTGGGGTGCAAAACCAAGGCCCCCCCCGGGAGTGGGGTTGGGGCCGCTGGGCAGCGCGCCGGCATTTAGCCTGACGCCGCGGCCTCCGCTCCGAGTCGCGCACCGCTAGGTCTGGTTTTAACCCAACCCTTTGCGACCCCCGCTCGGCCTGACGCAGCCGggcacccccacacaccccccccacccccaccccccccggggcgggggtcccCGCGCTGagcccctcccgccccgcgcAGAGAGCGCCCTGCGCGCCGCCGGCGAGCTGCTGCGCGtggcggcggcgccgcgcgAGGAGTGCGCGCTGGAGATcctgcgggccgccgcgctgcGCCGCCGCGAGCTCTACTACCGCTACGGCTCCACGCgcctgccgctgctgctgcgcGACT of the Phalacrocorax carbo chromosome 23, bPhaCar2.1, whole genome shotgun sequence genome contains:
- the LOC104039346 gene encoding 11-beta-hydroxysteroid dehydrogenase 1 isoform X3, with amino-acid sequence MLKGKRVIVTGASTGIGEQMAYHLARMGSHILITARTEAKLQKVVERCLELGAASAWYISGTMEDMAFAEHVVKEAETLLGGLDMLILNHIGTSYFGYFNGDVGHVRKLLEINFLSYVAMTTSALPMLKESEGSIVVVSSMAGKVGFPFTVPYSATKFALDGFFSSLRQEFTIQNINVSITLCILGFIDTESALRAAGELLRVAAAPREECALEILRAAALRRRELYYRYGSTRLPLLLRDWAAELLDYLVRSRYRLDGTRRN
- the LOC104039346 gene encoding 11-beta-hydroxysteroid dehydrogenase 1 isoform X2, with the translated sequence MLYFLTPQWYGSVAKDSHSLFGIGFGLLVLFCEGEFQTGDAEREAGDCHGSKHWNWRADGVSPGADGIPHFDHSTDRGKATERGLDMLILNHIGTSYFGYFNGDVGHVRKLLEINFLSYVAMTTSALPMLKESEGSIVVVSSMAGKVGFPFTVPYSATKFALDGFFSSLRQEFTIQNINVSITLCILGFIDTESALRAAGELLRVAAAPREECALEILRAAALRRRELYYRYGSTRLPLLLRDWAAELLDYLVRSRYRLDGTRRN
- the LOC104039346 gene encoding 11-beta-hydroxysteroid dehydrogenase 1 isoform X1; the encoded protein is MGRLQKILIPFLGLVLAFWFYSARENFKPEMLKGKRVIVTGASTGIGEQMAYHLARMGSHILITARTEAKLQKVVERCLELGAASAWYISGTMEDMAFAEHVVKEAETLLGGLDMLILNHIGTSYFGYFNGDVGHVRKLLEINFLSYVAMTTSALPMLKESEGSIVVVSSMAGKVGFPFTVPYSATKFALDGFFSSLRQEFTIQNINVSITLCILGFIDTESALRAAGELLRVAAAPREECALEILRAAALRRRELYYRYGSTRLPLLLRDWAAELLDYLVRSRYRLDGTRRN